From one Emticicia oligotrophica DSM 17448 genomic stretch:
- a CDS encoding CHAT domain-containing protein has product MKKEQDKITKIAVFDERRKALLRFYRDCLENQNFDKNQAQIVDFVIKISTQQELEGNQVQAFFLVQDAYQNLSKFITDPESNKQLVYYLSYYLMLVHEQKQAIKLLTESIHPQKITALDIGSIILLTKLYNQSGRFQESIDWSEKALFFLNYDKKNKNFIGLMTNKINAYVELNNHIEVLKNSQKISQLVGSNPFFSSHYYTNLGLSFRNQQKYDEAIRYFSKSRRYQQDEESKLLVDDLNIAKVYQLKGAFEKSIKLCDKIIENLNRINPNLRSIEVSSLYQTQANNYYQLNDFLKGEAYHSKALRILNFKGTLRTFHGNYTLLLDVILEKVKYLTKFGKNGITTIYQADSLIDIMRQEHTELGSKLFWREHTHNFYENAIETCFKLKNHNTAFYFMEKSRAILLLDALKDLDAKKILSEEKLSQEQSLRYKIIGLQNQLENTPESDKNYTKIYQQLINVKEVYNGFVQSLEKTNNEYYQLKYQNRYISLSYLRSGLKSNQSFVEYFVGEKAVYAFLVTAKDTRMIKINLTQFQSISKQFLLLSARKPPHTSTQLHEFYRVSNQLYQLIFAPLNIPLGRVIISQDNYFLPFSSLVTNIQQKKYLIEDYAFSYSYSANILFRDRVTYPSFNNSLLGFAPVHFNISHKLNSLDGSENVLKGIEEKYFSGKVFFEQQATKQIFIKNAPNFQIIQLFTHGKADTISDKSKIYFYDDALDMRELYQLGKLKADLVVLSACETNLGSNATGEGIMSFARGFAYLGVPSTISTLWRVNNQSTYQLTESFYKYLDDGYEKDIALQKAQQDYLKTSGYQFPYYWSGMVLVGDSNNMKEYSHFFILIIIIVLCTLILYLT; this is encoded by the coding sequence ATGAAAAAAGAACAGGATAAAATTACCAAAATTGCAGTATTCGACGAGCGAAGAAAAGCATTATTAAGATTCTATAGAGATTGTCTTGAAAATCAAAATTTCGATAAAAATCAAGCTCAAATTGTCGATTTCGTTATTAAAATAAGCACCCAACAAGAGTTAGAAGGCAACCAAGTTCAAGCATTTTTCCTTGTACAAGATGCTTATCAGAACCTTTCAAAATTTATTACCGACCCTGAATCAAACAAGCAATTAGTTTACTACCTGTCTTATTATTTGATGTTAGTACATGAGCAGAAGCAAGCCATTAAGCTACTTACGGAAAGTATCCATCCACAAAAAATTACAGCATTAGATATCGGAAGTATCATTTTGCTCACCAAGCTCTACAATCAGAGTGGTAGGTTTCAAGAAAGCATTGATTGGAGCGAAAAAGCACTGTTTTTCTTAAATTATGATAAAAAAAACAAGAATTTTATAGGTTTAATGACCAATAAAATAAATGCTTATGTTGAGCTCAATAACCATATTGAAGTACTTAAAAATAGTCAAAAAATAAGTCAACTGGTGGGAAGTAATCCTTTCTTTTCATCTCATTACTATACAAATTTAGGGTTGTCTTTCAGAAATCAACAAAAATATGATGAAGCGATCAGGTATTTTTCGAAAAGTAGAAGGTATCAGCAGGATGAAGAAAGCAAATTACTCGTTGATGATTTGAATATTGCAAAAGTGTATCAATTGAAGGGGGCATTTGAAAAATCTATCAAATTGTGCGATAAAATAATTGAAAACTTAAACAGAATCAATCCTAATTTAAGGTCAATTGAAGTATCAAGCTTGTATCAGACCCAAGCCAATAATTATTATCAATTGAATGATTTTCTGAAGGGGGAGGCATATCACAGCAAGGCTTTGAGAATTTTGAATTTTAAAGGTACCCTACGGACATTTCATGGAAATTATACCTTACTTCTCGACGTAATTTTAGAAAAAGTAAAATATCTAACCAAATTTGGTAAAAACGGTATTACAACCATTTATCAAGCCGATTCACTCATTGACATCATGCGGCAAGAACACACCGAACTTGGCTCGAAGCTCTTTTGGCGTGAACACACTCACAACTTTTACGAAAATGCAATCGAAACTTGTTTTAAGCTTAAAAACCATAACACAGCCTTTTATTTTATGGAGAAAAGTCGAGCAATTTTGCTGCTCGATGCTCTGAAAGATTTAGATGCCAAAAAAATCCTTTCGGAAGAAAAACTCTCCCAAGAACAAAGCTTACGTTATAAAATCATTGGACTTCAAAATCAACTTGAAAATACGCCCGAAAGTGATAAAAATTATACGAAAATATACCAACAACTAATTAATGTCAAAGAAGTGTATAACGGTTTCGTACAATCTTTAGAAAAAACGAACAATGAATATTATCAGTTAAAATATCAGAATAGATACATTTCATTGTCTTATCTTAGGTCAGGTTTAAAGTCAAATCAATCATTTGTCGAATATTTTGTTGGCGAAAAGGCTGTTTACGCCTTTTTAGTCACCGCCAAGGATACCCGAATGATTAAAATAAACCTAACTCAATTTCAGTCAATAAGTAAGCAATTTCTGTTACTTTCCGCCAGAAAACCACCCCATACTTCCACACAATTACATGAGTTTTATCGCGTAAGCAATCAATTGTATCAATTGATTTTTGCACCACTAAATATTCCTTTAGGCAGGGTGATCATTTCTCAAGATAACTATTTTTTACCATTTAGTTCGTTGGTTACAAACATCCAGCAGAAAAAGTATTTAATCGAAGATTATGCTTTTAGTTATTCCTACTCGGCAAATATTTTATTTAGAGACCGTGTGACCTATCCTTCATTCAATAATAGTCTTCTGGGTTTTGCTCCAGTTCATTTCAATATATCTCATAAGCTTAATTCCTTAGATGGCTCCGAAAATGTCTTAAAGGGAATCGAAGAAAAGTATTTTTCTGGAAAAGTATTTTTTGAGCAGCAAGCCACCAAACAAATCTTCATAAAAAATGCCCCCAATTTCCAAATTATTCAATTATTTACGCACGGAAAAGCTGATACAATAAGTGATAAATCGAAAATTTATTTTTATGATGATGCACTCGATATGCGTGAGCTATACCAATTAGGAAAACTAAAAGCTGATTTAGTTGTGCTGTCAGCCTGTGAAACAAACCTTGGTAGCAATGCCACAGGTGAAGGCATTATGAGTTTTGCTCGTGGTTTTGCATATTTAGGCGTACCTTCTACTATTTCAACTCTATGGCGTGTAAACAATCAATCTACCTACCAACTCACAGAAAGTTTTTATAAGTATCTGGATGATGGTTATGAGAAAGATATTGCCTTGCAGAAGGCTCAACAAGATTATCTAAAAACCTCTGGATATCAATTTCCTTATTACTGGAGTGGAATGGTTTTGGTGGGAGATTCAAACAATATGAAAGAATACAGCCATTTTTTCATCCTCATCATAATTATAGTTTTATGCACTTTAATACTTTACTTAACGTGA
- a CDS encoding recombinase family protein, which produces MILGYARVSTKDQNLDLQIEALKKAGCEKIFQEKISGSTKERPELNKMLQHLREGDIIVVWKLDRLGRSIKNIIDLVLELNQKKVIIKGLTDGVDTSTSNGRLFLNVMASLAEYERELIRERTNAGLSSARARGRVGGRPKGLKAETVAKLKILRTLYKDTNKQPREIYQPLEITHASYYRYIKLLDKYSDKELEQMILKKRN; this is translated from the coding sequence ATGATTTTAGGCTATGCACGGGTGAGCACCAAAGACCAAAATTTGGATTTGCAAATTGAAGCCTTAAAAAAGGCAGGGTGTGAGAAAATTTTTCAAGAAAAAATTTCTGGATCAACTAAAGAAAGGCCTGAACTAAATAAAATGCTTCAACACCTAAGAGAGGGCGATATCATAGTGGTTTGGAAACTTGACCGTTTGGGAAGAAGTATAAAAAACATTATTGATTTAGTTTTAGAACTTAATCAGAAGAAAGTTATAATTAAGGGTCTAACTGATGGTGTAGATACCTCAACATCCAACGGACGATTATTCTTAAACGTGATGGCATCTTTAGCTGAATATGAAAGAGAACTTATCAGAGAAAGAACCAACGCAGGGCTTTCATCGGCAAGAGCAAGAGGACGAGTAGGAGGGAGGCCTAAAGGCTTAAAAGCGGAAACTGTGGCTAAGTTGAAAATTTTACGTACATTATATAAAGACACCAACAAACAACCGCGTGAAATTTATCAACCATTGGAAATTACCCATGCAAGTTATTATCGATATATAAAATTACTCGATAAATATTCTGATAAGGAACTTGAACAAATGATTTTGAAAAAACGAAATTAA
- a CDS encoding Fic family protein has product MKTELEKLTQEYKALSQNYIDLERLNLYLISHHSTAIEGSTLTVLETEIFLEKGLTAKGKPLEHHLMVKDHFESLGFIIESAKAKQKIDTKFIQNINAHIMKSTGTVHNTALGTFDSSKGDLRLLNVRAGISGESYLNYNKVPQYLKNMCTDLNSKINEVKTVEEINELAFLGHYQLVTIHPFVDGNGRTSRLLMNYIQSYHEMPMTIVFEEDRQEYIESLIETRKEGNIQIFLDFMKGQHLKFLNEEIKKLQNLTPPKKGSQRNIRLLF; this is encoded by the coding sequence ATGAAAACGGAGTTAGAGAAATTGACACAAGAATATAAAGCATTAAGTCAAAATTATATTGATTTGGAAAGGCTTAATCTATATTTAATCTCCCATCATTCTACTGCTATCGAAGGCAGCACATTAACTGTATTAGAAACTGAAATTTTTCTTGAAAAAGGGTTAACCGCAAAAGGCAAGCCATTAGAGCATCATTTAATGGTGAAAGACCATTTTGAATCGCTGGGCTTTATTATTGAATCTGCAAAAGCAAAACAAAAGATTGATACTAAATTCATTCAGAATATCAATGCTCATATCATGAAAAGTACTGGAACTGTACATAATACTGCATTAGGTACATTTGATTCCTCCAAAGGAGATTTGCGACTTTTAAATGTTCGAGCAGGAATATCTGGAGAAAGCTATCTAAATTATAATAAAGTACCACAATACCTTAAAAATATGTGTACTGATTTGAATAGTAAAATAAATGAGGTGAAGACTGTAGAAGAAATTAATGAGTTAGCTTTTTTAGGTCACTATCAGTTAGTAACTATTCATCCATTCGTAGATGGCAATGGGCGGACTTCAAGACTTCTAATGAACTACATACAATCTTATCATGAAATGCCCATGACAATTGTCTTTGAAGAAGATAGGCAGGAATATATTGAAAGTTTAATTGAAACAAGAAAAGAGGGAAACATTCAAATATTTTTAGATTTTATGAAAGGTCAGCACTTAAAGTTTTTGAATGAAGAGATAAAGAAATTACAAAACCTCACACCGCCTAAAAAAGGGAGTCAAAGAAATATTAGGTTGCTATTTTAA